Proteins co-encoded in one Stenotrophomonas maltophilia genomic window:
- a CDS encoding ligand-binding sensor domain-containing diguanylate cyclase produces the protein MGGQGDNGRWVERRVTAVRQALRRGLLWLLLAMLLPLPVAAQEGAPPLRDYAIDVWTSRNGLPHNSLRDIAQTPEGHLWFATWEGLVRYNGLDFTVFDRSTRPGLRDNGIGALFVDRQGGLWISDSRGNVSHRGSDGQWRVWEHQADTPQVLIQSMQMDSQGRLWLLYEGKGIGYLLPDRGMVYQAPAADLPMAMSFTKLVVDAQDRVWIGTLDGLVLRDNDGVLKRAPAAWGLGAGSGLSWPYRAPDGALWIVAGERLYRVEDDRLVLVHRLPGQLHMTAMLQDRHGDLWLGTENQGLLRISAHGLERLPAGLNLPGGRVVSLREDAEGSIWVGANGGLYRLRETLFSSYTERDGLSGDYVRTVLEDRDRQLWVGSASGLDRQTADGRFQAMPLHNRGGKAPSVLSLAQGPNGDLWVGTFGDGVYRLGRDGSLRHNYAAADGMPGGNIRAISVDPQGVVWAGTQKGVVRIDGDRVQVSNVPGMPGGLITALEHDHQGNLWIGTIEGIRVLRGDRVQSINLAPLGGGRSVFGFHQLGDAMWISSDRGLYCWQNGTLARVGLEQGMPVDAVFQLVPDRLGNVWISSNRGVLRTDMATLNAVADGRTPRVVVERYNEIDGMANAQANGSSGPSAILRQDGTFWVVTAGGLSTVDPQRLQRFRERPSPPAAIESVQVDGAPVHWEGPERNHIPGGRRLAVSYVGLSYLMSDRIRYRTRLDGLDSGWVERGPQRSVEFVGLPPGDYTLHVAAAHPGGSWGQQEAVWSFSVEPFWWQRRSVQALGGLLLLAGLVALYRLLLQQLKASNLRLARRVDEATFDLQAKTVHLQALNQEKTELAERLARQAEAFERQAREDALTGLANRRGFDETLARDFARSQRSGHSLCLVVLDIDHFKDVNDRHSHSIGDAVLVQVAAVIGAACRASDLPARTGGEEFALLLNDTRLEEAAQLCARLRGLFHDHPDWAGVPGLRVTFSAGLVELDADDRTPALLYQRADRALYRAKSDGRDRTCIG, from the coding sequence ATGGGCGGTCAAGGGGACAACGGGCGCTGGGTGGAGCGCCGCGTAACGGCCGTCAGGCAGGCCCTGCGCCGCGGCCTGTTGTGGCTGCTGCTGGCCATGCTGCTGCCGCTGCCGGTGGCCGCGCAGGAAGGCGCGCCGCCGCTGCGTGACTACGCCATCGACGTATGGACCTCGCGCAACGGCCTGCCGCACAACTCGCTGCGCGACATCGCGCAGACGCCGGAAGGCCACCTATGGTTCGCCACCTGGGAAGGGCTGGTGCGCTACAACGGCCTGGATTTCACCGTGTTCGACCGCAGCACGCGTCCGGGCCTGCGCGACAACGGCATCGGCGCGCTGTTCGTCGATCGCCAGGGCGGGCTGTGGATCAGCGATTCGCGCGGTAATGTCAGCCATCGTGGCAGCGACGGCCAGTGGCGGGTCTGGGAACACCAGGCCGATACGCCGCAGGTGCTGATCCAGTCGATGCAGATGGACAGCCAGGGCCGCCTGTGGCTGTTGTATGAAGGCAAGGGCATCGGTTACCTGCTTCCCGACCGCGGCATGGTCTACCAGGCGCCAGCGGCCGATCTGCCGATGGCGATGAGCTTCACCAAGCTGGTGGTCGATGCGCAGGACCGGGTCTGGATCGGCACCCTCGACGGCCTGGTGCTGCGCGACAACGACGGCGTGCTCAAGCGCGCGCCGGCGGCGTGGGGGCTGGGTGCCGGCAGCGGCCTGTCGTGGCCGTACCGGGCGCCGGATGGTGCGCTGTGGATCGTCGCCGGCGAGCGCCTGTACCGGGTGGAGGATGACCGGCTGGTGCTGGTGCATCGCCTGCCGGGCCAGCTGCACATGACCGCGATGCTGCAGGATCGCCACGGCGATCTGTGGCTGGGCACCGAGAACCAGGGCCTGCTGCGCATTTCCGCGCACGGGCTGGAACGGCTGCCGGCCGGCCTGAACCTGCCGGGCGGGCGGGTGGTGAGCCTGCGCGAAGATGCCGAGGGCAGCATCTGGGTAGGCGCCAACGGTGGCCTGTACCGCCTGCGCGAAACGCTGTTCAGCAGCTATACCGAGCGCGATGGGCTCAGCGGCGACTATGTGCGCACGGTGTTGGAGGATCGCGACCGCCAGCTGTGGGTCGGCAGTGCCAGTGGCCTTGACCGGCAGACCGCCGACGGTCGTTTCCAGGCGATGCCGCTGCACAACCGTGGTGGCAAGGCGCCCTCGGTGCTGAGCCTGGCGCAGGGGCCGAATGGCGACCTCTGGGTCGGCACCTTTGGCGATGGCGTCTACCGGCTTGGCCGCGATGGCAGCCTGCGCCACAACTACGCCGCCGCCGACGGCATGCCCGGTGGCAACATCCGCGCAATCAGCGTGGATCCGCAGGGCGTTGTCTGGGCCGGCACGCAGAAGGGCGTGGTACGCATCGATGGCGACCGGGTGCAGGTCTCCAACGTGCCGGGGATGCCGGGCGGCCTGATCACGGCGCTGGAGCACGACCATCAGGGCAACCTGTGGATCGGCACCATCGAAGGCATCCGCGTACTGCGCGGCGACCGCGTGCAATCGATCAACCTGGCCCCGCTGGGCGGCGGCCGCAGCGTGTTCGGCTTCCACCAGCTGGGCGATGCGATGTGGATCAGCAGCGACCGCGGTCTGTACTGCTGGCAGAACGGGACGTTGGCACGGGTCGGCCTGGAACAGGGCATGCCGGTGGACGCGGTGTTCCAGCTGGTGCCGGACCGGCTCGGCAATGTGTGGATCAGCAGCAACCGCGGCGTGCTGCGCACCGACATGGCCACGCTCAATGCAGTGGCCGATGGACGCACGCCGCGAGTGGTGGTGGAGCGCTACAACGAGATCGACGGCATGGCCAACGCGCAGGCCAATGGCAGCTCCGGGCCGTCGGCGATCCTGCGCCAGGACGGCACGTTCTGGGTGGTCACCGCCGGCGGCCTGAGCACGGTCGACCCGCAGCGCCTGCAGCGTTTCCGCGAGCGCCCCTCACCACCGGCGGCGATCGAGAGCGTGCAGGTGGACGGCGCGCCGGTGCACTGGGAAGGCCCCGAACGCAACCACATTCCGGGCGGGCGCCGGCTGGCGGTCAGCTACGTCGGCCTGAGCTACCTGATGTCCGACCGGATACGCTACCGCACGCGGCTCGATGGCCTGGACAGCGGCTGGGTCGAGCGCGGCCCGCAGCGCAGCGTCGAGTTCGTTGGGCTGCCGCCGGGCGACTACACGCTGCATGTGGCGGCGGCACATCCGGGGGGCAGCTGGGGCCAGCAGGAAGCGGTGTGGAGCTTCAGCGTCGAGCCGTTCTGGTGGCAGCGACGCAGCGTGCAGGCGCTGGGCGGATTGTTGCTGCTGGCCGGCCTGGTGGCGCTGTACCGCCTGCTGCTGCAGCAGCTGAAGGCCAGCAACCTGCGCCTGGCCCGGCGGGTGGACGAGGCGACCTTCGACCTGCAGGCCAAGACCGTGCACCTGCAGGCCCTGAACCAGGAAAAGACCGAGCTGGCCGAGCGCCTGGCGCGGCAGGCCGAAGCGTTTGAGCGCCAGGCCCGCGAGGATGCCCTGACCGGACTGGCCAACCGCCGTGGCTTCGACGAAACGCTGGCCCGCGATTTCGCCCGTTCGCAGCGCAGTGGCCACTCGTTGTGCCTGGTGGTGCTGGACATCGACCACTTCAAGGACGTCAACGACCGGCACAGCCACAGCATCGGTGACGCGGTGCTGGTGCAGGTGGCGGCGGTGATCGGCGCGGCCTGCCGCGCATCGGATCTGCCGGCACGCACCGGTGGCGAAGAGTTCGCGCTGCTGCTCAACGACACCCGGCTGGAAGAGGCTGCACAGCTGTGCGCGCGCCTGCGCGGGTTGTTCCACGATCACCCGGACTGGGCCGGCGTGCCGGGCCTGCGGGTGACCTTCAGTGCCGGCCTGGTGGAACTGGATGCCGACGATCGCACGCCGGCCTTGCTGTACCAGCGCGCCGACCGTGCGCTGTACCGCGCCAAGAGCGACGGGCGGGATCGCACCTGCATCGGGTGA